GGATTTGAGAACAAAACTAGGTAAGAATATTTTTGTCCTGGGAAGTATGCACACCCTGTTTGATAGCTCGTTTAGCCTTAAAACAAGACAGGAGATTAATGATAGTTTATCGGATATTAGTGTAAACTATCAGATTTTAAATCAAGATGCGACAGATTTATTAAAAGATGTTGAAAAAGAAATGACTAGTCGTGATGACAGGGCTATAAATATTAAAGATCTACAATCGAGGTTAAAAACTCTGTTCGAATTGGTGAATCGTAAGGTTGATCTAAAAGATGTAGCTATTTTGACTCAGCAGGACAGTTTATTGAAAAATATTCAAAGTTCTATCGACATTATTGACAATCAGGTCAAAACAAAATTAGGTCTTGTTAAGAGTGACAAGGAATACAGAAAGTTGATAGAGCGGTATTTGTATCAATATAAAGAGTATAATAGAAATTCTAAACTTTTTGAAGATTTTCAGAAAAGAAGATTTAAAGAATTAAAGAAGAAAACCAGAGATAAAGGTGACGAAATGGATTTTGGAGCTCTTCCAAGTATTTCTCAATTGATAGGTCAAACAAGAGCATTAAATTTAAATATAAGTGTCCTTGGTTCGTATTCAACTTCAAACGATACCATCAGAACGAGTTTTGAGACCCGTTTATTCACCGGTACAATTCCTAAGGAATTAATTAATCCAAGATCACTTTTTATACCTGAAATAAGTTCTTTCGGTGTTCAGGTTAAGTATTCTGTTGGATGGGAGACACGTAGTAATTTTGGGAACAACAGTTATTTGAATCATAAAGGGTTAAACTTCGAGGTTAACCTTTTAAATAAAAAAATACTTATAGACAGTTTGTTTAAATCTGGTGATGATTTAAACAATTTTGTCGCTCATTTTAAAGGTGGTTTTGAGCAAGTAATTGTAAAGGAGCGTATGAGTGTATATGTCAATGCAAGTTGGCTCAGTTTTATAGATAATGTCAGTAATTTTCATTCTCAGTATGATCGATACTTAAAGGTGAAAAATAAGAATTCCTATTGGTTTGGAGATTTTGGAGCAAGATTCTTATTATTACCTGGAACGGCAGCATCCGATATTAAGACGGGAGGTTTAAGTATTTACGCCGATATAAATTTCATTATTCCGGGAAGTTGGGGGAGAAATATAATTCAAACAAATGATAAGCTACTCACCATAGTGAAAATTGGAGTGAAAAAAAGTTTAGGAGTGATTCATAGATAATGATAGTCACCCGTGGCACGATTATATTCGCACCCAAATCACACGCGAAAAATAATCAAACCATAAACCTCCTATGAAACAAATCAAGTTCATCTTCAAACTATTATCCGACAGTTTCAGTGAATTTATGAATGACAATGGACTCAAACTGAGTGCTGCGTTATCTTATTATACCGTTTTTTCTCTTGCACCAATGCTTTTGGTGATCATTTCGGTGCTCAGTATATTTTTCGGAAGGGATGCTATCCAGGGCGAATTATTTGACCAGATCCGCGGATTGGTAGGCGATAATGCAGCAGCACAGTTACAGGAAATTTTGAAAAATGCGCAGGTTTCAAATAAATCCGGTGTGGCTGCCGCTATTGGAATTGGTACTTTATTAGTCGGTGCAACCGGGGTTTTTGCTGAAATTCAGGATTCTATCAATTATATCTGGTCAATCAAATCCAAACCGAAAAAAGGCTGGCTGCAATATTTGAAAAACAGACTGCTTTCTTTTTCTATTATTCTTACACTTGGATTTTTACTGCTGGTTTCCTTGGGCGTTAATGCGATGGTTGATCTGTTGAGTTCAAGATTGCAGCAATACTTTTCAGAAGCGTCGGTAATTCTGTTTTATATTGTCAATCTGGCTGTGGTGCTTGCGATTATTACTTCACTTTTTGCCGTAATCTTCAAGGTGCTTCCGGATGGATTTTTACGTTGGAAAGAGTGTCTGGTAGGCGCAGGTTTTACAGCAGTTCTCTTTCTGGTTGGTAAGTTTGTTATCACTTTTTATATTGGTAAAGCAGATTTGGGAGCAACTTATGGTACTTCTGCTTCCATTGTAATCCTGCTTACCTGGGTCTATTATTCTTCAATTATTTTGTATTTCGGTGCTGAATTTACAAAGGTTTATGCCAAACTGGATGGTGTTGGAATTGCTCCTAATCAGCATGCGGTTTTAGTTGTGAGAAAAGAAATTGATGAAGAAACCGGGAAAGTTGTTTAATTCGTTTCTGCCACGAATACACGAATTTTCACAATGGATTTTGACAGGTATGTCATAAAAAAATCCCTGACCGAATTTAGATCAGGGATTTTTTTATGTCTTTTCAACTTATCTGATTATCAATTCGTAGGGCAATCTGGTTTGCATTCCGCCCATGTTCATCAGTTTTTTGTACATCTTTACATAAGAAGATAATTCACCCAGATTTCTGTCCAGTACTTTGTCCTCCGAATCACCCATCATTTTACCAAGCAATTCTTCAAAAGGCTTTTTCTTTTCAGGGAAGTAACGAACGCGGTAATCTCCTTCGTCTAATTTTGCTGCTTTTGCTGCGATAACGATGGCATCATCAATTCCA
The nucleotide sequence above comes from Dyadobacter subterraneus. Encoded proteins:
- a CDS encoding YihY/virulence factor BrkB family protein, with the protein product MKQIKFIFKLLSDSFSEFMNDNGLKLSAALSYYTVFSLAPMLLVIISVLSIFFGRDAIQGELFDQIRGLVGDNAAAQLQEILKNAQVSNKSGVAAAIGIGTLLVGATGVFAEIQDSINYIWSIKSKPKKGWLQYLKNRLLSFSIILTLGFLLLVSLGVNAMVDLLSSRLQQYFSEASVILFYIVNLAVVLAIITSLFAVIFKVLPDGFLRWKECLVGAGFTAVLFLVGKFVITFYIGKADLGATYGTSASIVILLTWVYYSSIILYFGAEFTKVYAKLDGVGIAPNQHAVLVVRKEIDEETGKVV